Part of the Vallitalea okinawensis genome, TAAGAGGACGAAAAAAAGCCCTCCAAAAGATTGTCGACATGACAGTATCTGATTTAGAGGGTAGATCTTATGGGGATTATCGCTTCGTACTAGCTCACGTTCATTCAGCTAATGAAATTAATAAGTTAGAAAAAAAATTGAATGAGGAGTATGGTATATACATAGATTACCCTGAATTCACAATAGGTACGACCATTGGTACCAATACTGGCTCTTCTGCTATAGGTATCTGTTATATTCCTAAATATGAGACATATAAAAACTGACCTCTCGGTCAGTTTTCTAATTTATATCTCTAATATTTTTTATAAATTGCTCCAAAATTATCACAAGCTCTATAATCAGCTCCTTGTGGATCTAATGCTCCGAAAGAACCCCACGCTTTTGGTCTAAATACCTTCTCTTCAGATACATTATGCATTGCCACAGGAATTCTTAACATAGAGGCTAATGTAATAAGATCTGCACCAATATGACCATAACTGATAGCACCATGGTTAGCTCCCCATGCATTCATAACAGAATAAACATCTTTAAAAGGACCATCACCCGTTAAGTTAGGAACAAACCAAGTTGTTGGCCAAGTAGGATTTGTTCTTGCATCTAAAACCTTATGGATATCTTCATCAATATCCACTGTATACCCTTCTGCGATTTGCAATACAGGTCCTAAGCCCTTAACAAGATTGATTCGTGACATTGTACATTGCATGCCACCTTTAGTTAAGAAGCATGAAGAATAACCGCCACCTCTAAAATAACCTTGATCAGCTGGACGCCATGAAGTAGCATCTAAGCATCTTTCAGCCTCTTCTTCAGCAATATCCCAGAATGGCTTCATTATAGGCTCGCCATTAGCGTCTGATTGTTGACCAGTTCCATCAAGTGTAGTTGATCCAGAATTGATAAGGTGAATAATACCATTTGCCGCTCTACCAGTTAACTCTTTACCAGTTACTCGCTTCACTGCTTCTGGACTCCAATATGTACGCACGTCTGAGAAGATTTGAGCAGTTCCTGTTAATAAATGACCAAATAACATGGGCACACCATTGAGTGCATCATTTTCTGTAGCTACAACAAAGGCTTCACGTATACCATTCCAATCAAAAGAAGAGTTTAACATTGCCTCAGAGAAGTCTCCATTTGGGAAGTGATCAGTCCATTGTCTTTGTCCCTGGAAACCAGAAGCAATCGCATTATGTCCTTCAGCCTCTTCACCGAAACCTAATTCTTCTAATCGTTTATTGCCAACCATTAAATCACGTATGATCATTGTCATTTTCACAACATATTCCCATTCAAAATCTTTTCTTTCTCGTGTAGCTTGAAGGTCTTCAGCGTTAAGGTCAGATCCTTCTTTACAGTTTTCTTTCACCCATACAAGTGCTCGTTCATATTCTTCATGGTCATAGATTTTCTCATCAATTCTTCTTGTTACTTCTGACATATCAACGTATTCACAACGCATACCTAAGTAGTCTTCGAAGAAATTTGGATCTACAATAGAACCTGCAATACCCATGGATACGCCACCTACTGATAAATAAGACTTTCCACGCATAGTAGCAACAACTAAACCTGCTTTTGCAAATTGAAGTAATTTTTCTTGTACATCAGTTGGGATAGTATCATCATCTGAATCTTGAACATCTTGACCATAGATTCCA contains:
- a CDS encoding L-fucose isomerase: MKKNEPISRLNGDMPKIGIRPTIDGRRRGVRESLEDQTMGMAKRVAEFLSSNLRHSNGLPVECVIADSTIGGVSEAARCADKFAREGVGVSITVTPCWCYGAEVMDMDPFMPKAVWGFNGTERPGAVFLAAVLAGHDQKGLPAFGIYGQDVQDSDDDTIPTDVQEKLLQFAKAGLVVATMRGKSYLSVGGVSMGIAGSIVDPNFFEDYLGMRCEYVDMSEVTRRIDEKIYDHEEYERALVWVKENCKEGSDLNAEDLQATRERKDFEWEYVVKMTMIIRDLMVGNKRLEELGFGEEAEGHNAIASGFQGQRQWTDHFPNGDFSEAMLNSSFDWNGIREAFVVATENDALNGVPMLFGHLLTGTAQIFSDVRTYWSPEAVKRVTGKELTGRAANGIIHLINSGSTTLDGTGQQSDANGEPIMKPFWDIAEEEAERCLDATSWRPADQGYFRGGGYSSCFLTKGGMQCTMSRINLVKGLGPVLQIAEGYTVDIDEDIHKVLDARTNPTWPTTWFVPNLTGDGPFKDVYSVMNAWGANHGAISYGHIGADLITLASMLRIPVAMHNVSEEKVFRPKAWGSFGALDPQGADYRACDNFGAIYKKY